Proteins encoded in a region of the Phacochoerus africanus isolate WHEZ1 chromosome 8, ROS_Pafr_v1, whole genome shotgun sequence genome:
- the LOC125133304 gene encoding LOW QUALITY PROTEIN: vomeronasal type-1 receptor 1-like (The sequence of the model RefSeq protein was modified relative to this genomic sequence to represent the inferred CDS: inserted 2 bases in 1 codon; substituted 1 base at 1 genomic stop codon) has product MEILFLTQTGAGILGNSSLLCLYNLTLLTGSKTRPTDQIANQLAXASVLVLFSRGIPQTTAAFGMKYFPDEAGCKLVFCGQRVVLFLVDVVCLGCVIWTHGYMLFVLHRHKQKVQHIHXGRLSPRPSHEARATCTTLILVSRFVYCYCTSSILTLCVSLIVNPNQWLRVISVLLASCFSAFSPFVLLGSDSRGDGRRRDFRRFRGGHFGGLLGLKAVTAGWGWK; this is encoded by the exons ATGGAAATTCTCTTCCTCACTCAGACGGGAGCTGGAATTCTGGGAAACTCCTCCCTCCTTTGTCTTTACAACCTCACTTTGTTGACCGGATCCAAGACGAGACCCACAGATCAGATAGCCAACCAACTTGCCTAAGCCAGCGTCTTGGTTCTCTTCTCCAGAGGGATCCCACAGACAACGGCAGCTTTTGGAATGAAATATTTCCCAGATGAGGCTGGATGTAAACTTGTCTTCTGTGGCCAGAGGG TTGTGCTGTTTTTGGTTGATGTTGTATGTTTGGGCTGTGTGATATGGACTCATGGGTACATGCTCTTTGTCCTGCACAGGCACAAGCAAAAAGTCCAACACATTCA AGGAAGACTTTCCCCCAGACCTTCCCACGAGGCCAGAGCTACATGCACCACCCTGATCCTGGTGAGCCGCTTTGTCTACTGTTATTGTACCTCTTCCATTTTGACTCTTTGCGTTAGTCTTATTGTGAATCCAAACCAGTGGCTGAGGGTTATCTCTGTGCTACTAGCATCATGTTTCTCTGCTTTCAGCCCCTTTGTGCTCCTCGGCAGTGACTCCCGT GGTGACGGGCGAAGGCGGGACTTCCGGCGTTTTCGAGGCGGTCACTTTGGCGGTTTGCTGGGACTGAAGGCCGTTACcgcaggctggggatggaagtAA
- the LOC125133837 gene encoding zinc finger protein 211-like isoform X1: MEFFHQPVTHTEETKDSNETASPTVRLPFTVGEGNEAFSYAETLVEDQRLLTREVLYECSKCGKACSRRCNLIQYQKVHTGERPYECHECGKSSSQSYSLNSHWKVHTGEKAYEYRECEKSFTQRSNLIHHQKGQPGERLYQRGDCGKSFSRSSMLIHHRRLHTGERPYECSKCGKSFKQSSSLSSHRKVHTGERPYKCRECGKSFSCKPHLIIYLRVHTGEKPYECQECEKSFSCKSNLIDHLRGHPGERPYDCGECGKSFSQRSILLQHQRMHSGERPYDCGECGKSFSQRSIFLQHQKIHSGERPYGCKDCGKSFSRKFSLIYHWSIHSGERPHQ; this comes from the coding sequence ATGGAATTCTTCCATCAACCAGTGACTCACACTGAAGAGACAAAGGACAGTAATGAGACAGCCTCTCCCACCGTGAGGCTGCCTTTCACGGTGGGAGAAGGCAATGAAGCCTTCAGCTACGCAGAAACACTAGTTGAGGACCAAAGACTCCTCACTAGAGAAGTGCTTTATGAGTGCAGCAAATGTGGAAAAGCCTGTAGCCGAAGATGTAACCTCATTCAGTACCAGAAAGTCCACACTGGAGAAAGACCTTATGAGTGTCATGAATGTGGGAAATCTTCTAGCCAAAGCTATAGCCTTAATAGCCATTGGAAAGTTCATACTGGAGAAAAAGCTTATGAATACAGGGAATGTGAAAAATCTTTTACTCAAAGATCCAACCTCATACATCATCAGAAAGGTCAACCTGGAGAAAGGCTTTATCAGCGTGGTGATTGTGGAAAATCCTTCAGCCGAAGCTCCATGCTCATTCACCACAGGAGACTTCATActggagaaaggccttatgaGTGCAGTAAATGTGGGAAATCCTTTAAGCAAAGCTCCAGTCTCAGTTCACATCGAAAAGTCCACACAGGAGAAAGGCCTTATAAGTGTAGAGAATGTGGAAAATCATTTAGCTGCAAACCTCACCTCATTATCTACCTGAGAGTTCATACTGGAGAAAAGCCTTATGAATGTCAAGAGTGTGAAAAATCCTTTAGCTGCAAATCGAACCTCATTGATCACCTAAGAGGTCACCctggagaaaggccttatgaTTGTGGAGAGTGTGGGAAATCCTTTAGTCAAAGATCCATCCTCCTTCAACATCAGAGAATGCATAGTGGAGAAAGGCCTTATGATTGTGGAGAGTGTGGGAAATCCTTTAGTCAAAGATCCATCTTCCTTCAACATCAGAAAATTCATAGTGGAGAAAGGCCTTATGGCTGCAAAGACTGTGGGAAGTCTTTCAGCCGAAAGTTCAGCCTCATTTACCACTGGAGCATTCACAGTGGGGAACGACCTCATCAGTGA
- the LOC125133837 gene encoding uncharacterized protein LOC125133837 isoform X2 — protein sequence MRGRRETAASGPLATLGCPLSAPPSGSGGGGRAEGPAPGETLVLGPPSPHPPDTEAPSAGRLLACLQPVQDGCWPGTEDKEASSEQSISVGVSQIRTIKADSSPQKAQAFEMCGPLLRDILHLPELGIRISLPSFSSTRDSTLERYPSEVLCTEPCW from the exons ATGCGAGGCCGGCGGGAGACAGCGGCGTCGGGGCCTCTCGCGACGCTCGGCTGTCCCCTCTCCGCCCCGCCCAGTGGGTCCGGGGGCGGCGGCCGCGCTGAGGGACCCGCCCCCGGGGAAACGCTCGTGCTCGGGCCTCCCAGCCCTCACCCGCCAGACACCGAGGCCCCGAGCGCGGGGCGCCTGCTCGCGTGCCTGCAGCCGGTCCAGGACG GTTGTTGGCCTGGAACGGAAGATAAGGAAGCATCTTCTGAACAGAGCATTTCTGTAGGAGTATCACAGATCAGGACCATCAAGGCAGATTCATCTCCCCAGAAGGCCCAGGCCTTTGAGATGTGTGGCCCACTCCTGAGAGATATCTTGCACTTGCCTGAACTTGGCATCAGAATTTCCCTGCCAAGCTTCAGCAGTACCAGAGACAGCACTTTAGAGAGATACCCTTCAGAAGTTCTGTGCACAGAGCCTTGTTGGTAA